A genomic window from Carassius auratus strain Wakin chromosome 45, ASM336829v1, whole genome shotgun sequence includes:
- the LOC113063187 gene encoding polymeric immunoglobulin receptor-like isoform X3, with protein MVITGYTGGSVVLPCSCADPQSTVGNFTWDYQQGNEWFQVFQDEKYRGRRVLFDKLSPTNLSLLISDLRKNDQGYYKCMTEPNTFTFVNLNVKGCDLVDKSRTVTVEVIGYSGASVVLPCSCTELLAKPEHLQWKYYKENQYKEIYPNEEIENYKNRVKLFDPNTPGNLSLQISALTTEDRGYYQCFVSSQQIVFVRLYVLHREEKTTHQPSPQTQDSTTSQLKVIPRGHTPQFVFILLGVFFSVLLLALLAFMCWRYRGSRNAKKVTTDGEELKREQDIQDDVMYSSVVHVKRASTPAHTHSEPAELTEYASISVKR; from the exons ATGGTAATAACAGGATACACCGGTGGATCAGTTGTGCTGCCCTGCTCCTGTGCTGACCCTCAGTCGACTGTCGGGAACTTCACCTGGGACTATCAGCAGGGAAATGAATGGTTTCAAGTGTTTCAAGATGAGAAATACAGAGGCAGACGTGTGCTGTTTGATAAACTTTCTCCAACAAATCTGTCTCTTCTCATTTCTGACCTCAGAAAGAATGACCAGGGCTACTATAAATGTATGACCGAACCAAATACTTTTACATTTGTTAACTTAAATGTTAAAG GGTGTGATTTGGTTGATAAGAGCAGGACAGTAACAGTTGAAGTGATTGGATATTCAGGAGCGTCTGTGGTTCTGCCCTGTTCCTGCACTGAACTACTGGCTAAACCTGAACACTTACAGTGGAAATATTACAAAGAAAATCAATATAAGGAAATTTACCCAAATGAAGAGATTGAGAATTACAAGAACAGAGTCAAACTGTTCGATCCAAACACTCCAGGAAATCTTTCTCTACAGATATCAGCACTGACCACAGAGGACCGAGGGTACTATCAGTGTTTTGTCTCGTCTCAGCAAATAGTCTTTGTCAGACTTTATGTACTTCATCGTGAAG AAAAAACAACACATCAACCTTCACCACAAACACAAGACTCCACTACTTCACAACTTAAAGTGATTCCACGAGGCCACACACCTCAAT TTGTTTTCATTCTCCTGGGAGTGTTTTTCTCAGTGCTTTTGCTGGCATTACTGGCGTTTATGTGCTGGAGATATAGAG GAAGCAGAAATGCTAAAAAGGTGACCACTGATGGGGAAGAGCTAAAGAGAGAACAAGACATTCAG gatGACGTGATGTATTCCTCTGTAGTTCATGTTAAAAGAGCATCCacaccagctcacacacacagtgagccAGCAGAGCTCACAGAGTACGCTAGCATCAGTGTCAAACGCTAG
- the LOC113063187 gene encoding uncharacterized protein LOC113063187 isoform X1, giving the protein MRTMKDHLYLVIFMFHFSTGCIVDVGQTMVITGYTGGSVVLPCSCADPQSTVGNFTWDYQQGNEWFQVFQDEKYRGRRVLFDKLSPTNLSLLISDLRKNDQGYYKCMTEPNTFTFVNLNVKGCDLVDKSRTVTVEVIGYSGASVVLPCSCTELLAKPEHLQWKYYKENQYKEIYPNEEIENYKNRVKLFDPNTPGNLSLQISALTTEDRGYYQCFVSSQQIVFVRLYVLHREEKTTHQPSPQTQDSTTSQLKVIPRGHTPQFVFILLGVFFSVLLLALLAFMCWRYRGSRNAKKVTTDGEELKREQDIQDDVMYSSVVHVKRASTPAHTHSEPAELTEYASISVKR; this is encoded by the exons ATGAGAACCATGAAGGACCACTTATAtcttgtcatttttatgtttcatttcaGTACAG GCTGTATTGTAGATGTGGGTCAGACAATGGTAATAACAGGATACACCGGTGGATCAGTTGTGCTGCCCTGCTCCTGTGCTGACCCTCAGTCGACTGTCGGGAACTTCACCTGGGACTATCAGCAGGGAAATGAATGGTTTCAAGTGTTTCAAGATGAGAAATACAGAGGCAGACGTGTGCTGTTTGATAAACTTTCTCCAACAAATCTGTCTCTTCTCATTTCTGACCTCAGAAAGAATGACCAGGGCTACTATAAATGTATGACCGAACCAAATACTTTTACATTTGTTAACTTAAATGTTAAAG GGTGTGATTTGGTTGATAAGAGCAGGACAGTAACAGTTGAAGTGATTGGATATTCAGGAGCGTCTGTGGTTCTGCCCTGTTCCTGCACTGAACTACTGGCTAAACCTGAACACTTACAGTGGAAATATTACAAAGAAAATCAATATAAGGAAATTTACCCAAATGAAGAGATTGAGAATTACAAGAACAGAGTCAAACTGTTCGATCCAAACACTCCAGGAAATCTTTCTCTACAGATATCAGCACTGACCACAGAGGACCGAGGGTACTATCAGTGTTTTGTCTCGTCTCAGCAAATAGTCTTTGTCAGACTTTATGTACTTCATCGTGAAG AAAAAACAACACATCAACCTTCACCACAAACACAAGACTCCACTACTTCACAACTTAAAGTGATTCCACGAGGCCACACACCTCAAT TTGTTTTCATTCTCCTGGGAGTGTTTTTCTCAGTGCTTTTGCTGGCATTACTGGCGTTTATGTGCTGGAGATATAGAG GAAGCAGAAATGCTAAAAAGGTGACCACTGATGGGGAAGAGCTAAAGAGAGAACAAGACATTCAG gatGACGTGATGTATTCCTCTGTAGTTCATGTTAAAAGAGCATCCacaccagctcacacacacagtgagccAGCAGAGCTCACAGAGTACGCTAGCATCAGTGTCAAACGCTAG
- the LOC113063187 gene encoding polymeric immunoglobulin receptor-like isoform X2, protein MKDCLYLFFFMLHFSTGCIVDVGQTMVITGYTGGSVVLPCSCADPQSTVGNFTWDYQQGNEWFQVFQDEKYRGRRVLFDKLSPTNLSLLISDLRKNDQGYYKCMTEPNTFTFVNLNVKGCDLVDKSRTVTVEVIGYSGASVVLPCSCTELLAKPEHLQWKYYKENQYKEIYPNEEIENYKNRVKLFDPNTPGNLSLQISALTTEDRGYYQCFVSSQQIVFVRLYVLHREEKTTHQPSPQTQDSTTSQLKVIPRGHTPQFVFILLGVFFSVLLLALLAFMCWRYRGSRNAKKVTTDGEELKREQDIQDDVMYSSVVHVKRASTPAHTHSEPAELTEYASISVKR, encoded by the exons GCTGTATTGTAGATGTGGGTCAGACAATGGTAATAACAGGATACACCGGTGGATCAGTTGTGCTGCCCTGCTCCTGTGCTGACCCTCAGTCGACTGTCGGGAACTTCACCTGGGACTATCAGCAGGGAAATGAATGGTTTCAAGTGTTTCAAGATGAGAAATACAGAGGCAGACGTGTGCTGTTTGATAAACTTTCTCCAACAAATCTGTCTCTTCTCATTTCTGACCTCAGAAAGAATGACCAGGGCTACTATAAATGTATGACCGAACCAAATACTTTTACATTTGTTAACTTAAATGTTAAAG GGTGTGATTTGGTTGATAAGAGCAGGACAGTAACAGTTGAAGTGATTGGATATTCAGGAGCGTCTGTGGTTCTGCCCTGTTCCTGCACTGAACTACTGGCTAAACCTGAACACTTACAGTGGAAATATTACAAAGAAAATCAATATAAGGAAATTTACCCAAATGAAGAGATTGAGAATTACAAGAACAGAGTCAAACTGTTCGATCCAAACACTCCAGGAAATCTTTCTCTACAGATATCAGCACTGACCACAGAGGACCGAGGGTACTATCAGTGTTTTGTCTCGTCTCAGCAAATAGTCTTTGTCAGACTTTATGTACTTCATCGTGAAG AAAAAACAACACATCAACCTTCACCACAAACACAAGACTCCACTACTTCACAACTTAAAGTGATTCCACGAGGCCACACACCTCAAT TTGTTTTCATTCTCCTGGGAGTGTTTTTCTCAGTGCTTTTGCTGGCATTACTGGCGTTTATGTGCTGGAGATATAGAG GAAGCAGAAATGCTAAAAAGGTGACCACTGATGGGGAAGAGCTAAAGAGAGAACAAGACATTCAG gatGACGTGATGTATTCCTCTGTAGTTCATGTTAAAAGAGCATCCacaccagctcacacacacagtgagccAGCAGAGCTCACAGAGTACGCTAGCATCAGTGTCAAACGCTAG